Proteins encoded within one genomic window of Fibrobacterota bacterium:
- the cynS gene encoding cyanase, producing MDRHEATALVLAAKARKRIAWAQAAQAVGKSKEWTTAGLLGQMTFSLEQAEALGRLFELPPEAVAALQTVPYKGSLPTAVPTDPLIYRFYELVSVYGTTLKALIHEEFGDGIMSAIDFSMDIAREPDPKGDRVRIVMSGKFLPYKSY from the coding sequence ATGGATCGTCACGAAGCCACCGCGCTCGTTCTGGCCGCCAAGGCGCGAAAGAGGATCGCCTGGGCCCAGGCGGCGCAGGCCGTAGGCAAGAGCAAGGAGTGGACGACCGCGGGCCTACTGGGGCAGATGACCTTCTCGCTTGAGCAGGCCGAGGCCTTGGGAAGGCTTTTCGAACTCCCCCCGGAGGCCGTGGCCGCGCTGCAAACGGTGCCATACAAGGGATCGCTCCCCACCGCGGTCCCCACCGATCCGCTCATCTACCGCTTTTACGAGTTGGTAAGCGTCTATGGGACGACCTTGAAGGCGCTGATCCACGAAGAGTTCGGGGACGGCATCATGAGCGCGATCGATTTCAGCATGGACATCGCGCGGGAGCCCGATCCCAAGGGCGATCGCGTACGCATCGTCATGAGCGGGAAATTCCTGCCGTACAAGAGCTACTGA
- a CDS encoding ABC transporter ATP-binding protein: protein MSDPVADKIAENEAKFVDISGVHKLFGSGKKRYHALAGVDLRIGKGEFVSIIGHSGCGKSTLLNLVAGLYLPTTGTVAVNGKEVTAPGLDRAVVFQSHSLLPWLSVLENVLVAVDSVYPDKPKDFRLAEAKRYVEMVHLGAHIHKKPPQLSGGMKQRVGIARAFAADPKVLLLDEPFGALDALTRGSMQDELTAIWEKNRKTVIMITHDVDEAVFLSDRIVLMSNGPAATIAKVVDVPIPRPRTREALLEDSHYLAIRKELLQYLIGTGHAAAA from the coding sequence ATGAGCGATCCCGTGGCGGATAAAATCGCCGAGAACGAGGCGAAATTCGTGGACATCTCCGGCGTGCACAAATTGTTCGGCTCGGGCAAGAAGCGCTATCATGCCTTGGCCGGCGTGGACCTGCGCATCGGCAAGGGCGAGTTCGTGAGCATCATCGGGCATTCGGGTTGCGGCAAGTCGACCTTGCTGAACCTGGTGGCGGGGCTTTACCTGCCCACCACCGGAACCGTGGCCGTGAACGGCAAAGAGGTGACCGCGCCCGGGCTGGACCGGGCCGTGGTCTTCCAAAGCCATTCTCTCCTGCCTTGGCTAAGCGTGCTGGAGAACGTCCTGGTGGCCGTGGATTCGGTCTATCCCGATAAGCCCAAGGACTTCCGCCTGGCCGAGGCCAAGCGCTACGTCGAGATGGTGCATCTGGGCGCGCACATCCATAAGAAACCCCCGCAGCTATCGGGCGGGATGAAGCAGCGCGTGGGCATCGCGCGCGCCTTCGCGGCCGATCCCAAGGTGCTGCTCTTGGACGAGCCTTTCGGCGCGCTGGACGCCCTCACCCGCGGCAGCATGCAAGACGAATTGACCGCCATCTGGGAGAAGAACCGGAAAACCGTCATCATGATCACGCATGACGTGGACGAAGCGGTGTTCCTCTCGGATCGCATCGTACTGATGTCCAACGGGCCAGCGGCCACCATCGCGAAGGTGGTGGACGTACCCATCCCGCGCCCGCGCACGCGCGAAGCGCTCTTGGAAGATTCCCATTACCTGGCGATCCGGAAGGAACTGTTGCAGTACTTGATCGGAACCGGCCATGCTGCCGCAGCTTAA
- a CDS encoding DUF1003 domain-containing protein, translating to MQTSKDLVTCSVCGRQLPRRTCTPASALRPSLAERVRQDHPGLASESYVCFQDLSRMRAAWVNEMLMTQKGELSRMEDQVMQSIRQEEILARKLMREEEQKKGTFGQRAADRLARFGGSWGFLIMFACILATWITLNAVRGGRAFDPYPFILLNLILSCLAAVQAPIIMMSQNRLEKRDRKRSESDYQVNLKAELEIRSLHEKIDHLLDHQWHYLMEIQQIQLELMEEIANRGKG from the coding sequence ATGCAAACATCCAAGGACTTGGTCACCTGCTCCGTGTGCGGACGCCAGCTGCCTCGGCGCACCTGCACGCCCGCCTCGGCTTTGAGGCCGAGTTTGGCGGAGCGCGTCCGCCAGGACCATCCCGGCTTGGCTTCGGAGAGCTACGTCTGCTTCCAGGATCTCTCCCGCATGCGCGCCGCCTGGGTGAACGAAATGCTGATGACCCAGAAGGGCGAGCTTTCGCGGATGGAAGACCAGGTCATGCAAAGCATCCGCCAGGAGGAGATCCTGGCGCGGAAGCTGATGCGGGAGGAGGAACAGAAAAAAGGGACGTTCGGGCAGCGCGCGGCGGATCGCCTGGCGCGCTTCGGCGGCAGTTGGGGCTTCCTCATCATGTTCGCTTGCATCCTGGCGACCTGGATAACCCTGAACGCGGTGCGAGGCGGGCGGGCCTTCGATCCCTACCCCTTCATCCTCCTCAACCTGATCCTATCCTGCCTGGCCGCGGTGCAGGCCCCCATCATCATGATGAGCCAGAACCGCCTGGAGAAGCGGGATCGCAAACGGTCCGAAAGCGATTACCAGGTGAACCTGAAGGCCGAACTGGAAATCCGCAGCCTGCACGAGAAGATCGATCATCTACTTGATCACCAGTGGCACTACCTGATGGAGATCCAGCAGATCCAATTGGAGCTGATGGAGGAAATCGCCAACCGGGGGAAAGGGTGA
- a CDS encoding S9 family peptidase, whose protein sequence is MPESLAYPTTRKSDQRDVLHGVEIADPYRWLEDLDSPETGAWVEAQNRLTFGFLRAIPARDRIQQRLTALWNYERYGTPWRKGNRYFFFKNDGLQNQSVLYVQRGLDAEPRVLIDPNAFSADGTVALATMGLSDDGELLAYGTSASGSDWETWRVRGVEDGIDLPDVLERIKFSSVAWAKDGSGFFYGRFDRSARFDRSARSDGRARSDESLEDINRFQKLYFHRLGDPQEKDDLIYHRPDQPDWGFSPEVSEDGRTLILSVWKGTDPKNLVFWKDLTDPASPVRELIPDFRAKYSLAADIGRRLWFLTDLDAPRGRVVAVDLDGDTGAWVEIVPQSPETLEGAHAVGERLVASYLRDAHAVARTFSFAGEPLGEIALPGLGTVSGFTGERGHMETFFAFTGFTFPTTIYRLDFRTHVSSVFRAPTLDFDASAFETSQAFYPSKDGTRIPIFLVHKKGLAKDGNLPVYLYGYGGFNISLTPSFSAGSLPWLEMGGVLAVACVRGGGEYGEEWHAAGILERKQNGFDDFIGAAEWLIREGYTSPKRLAIGGGSNGGLLVAACMVQRPDLFGAVLPAVGVLDMLRYHKFTIGWAWASDYGSPDDAGAFPILMAYSPLHNLKPGTAYPAVLLTTGDHDDRVVPSHSFKFAAALQAAVAGVPAAGPALIRIETKAGHGGGKPMSKVIEETADRWAFLVAVLGVE, encoded by the coding sequence ATGCCGGAATCCCTTGCCTATCCCACTACCCGTAAATCCGATCAGCGCGACGTGCTCCATGGAGTCGAAATCGCCGATCCCTATCGTTGGTTGGAAGATCTCGATTCCCCCGAAACCGGCGCCTGGGTGGAAGCCCAGAACCGGCTCACCTTCGGATTCCTCCGCGCCATTCCCGCCCGCGACCGCATCCAACAACGGCTCACCGCGTTATGGAATTACGAACGCTACGGGACCCCCTGGCGCAAGGGGAACCGCTATTTCTTCTTCAAGAACGACGGGCTCCAGAACCAAAGCGTCCTCTATGTCCAGCGCGGCTTGGACGCGGAACCGCGCGTACTAATCGATCCCAACGCTTTTTCCGCCGATGGCACCGTCGCGCTGGCCACCATGGGGCTTTCGGATGATGGGGAACTGCTTGCCTACGGGACCTCGGCCTCGGGTTCGGATTGGGAGACCTGGCGCGTACGCGGCGTGGAAGACGGGATCGATCTGCCCGACGTTTTGGAACGGATCAAGTTCTCATCGGTGGCCTGGGCCAAGGATGGATCCGGTTTTTTTTACGGCCGCTTCGACAGAAGCGCCCGATTCGACAGAAGCGCCCGCTCCGATGGGCGCGCCCGCTCCGACGAGAGCCTGGAGGACATCAACCGCTTCCAAAAGTTGTACTTCCATCGCTTGGGCGATCCCCAGGAGAAGGACGATCTCATCTATCACCGTCCCGACCAGCCCGACTGGGGATTTTCCCCTGAAGTGAGCGAAGACGGCCGCACCTTGATCCTTTCCGTCTGGAAAGGCACCGATCCCAAGAACCTGGTATTTTGGAAGGACCTCACCGATCCGGCCTCCCCCGTGCGCGAGCTGATCCCCGACTTCCGGGCGAAATATTCCTTGGCCGCCGATATCGGGCGGCGCTTATGGTTCCTGACCGATCTCGATGCGCCGCGCGGCCGCGTGGTGGCCGTCGATTTGGACGGCGATACGGGCGCCTGGGTGGAGATAGTCCCCCAATCCCCCGAAACCCTGGAAGGCGCGCATGCGGTGGGCGAGCGGCTGGTGGCCTCTTATCTCCGCGACGCCCACGCGGTGGCGCGCACCTTCTCTTTCGCGGGCGAGCCCTTGGGCGAGATCGCCCTGCCCGGGCTGGGCACGGTGAGCGGATTCACCGGGGAACGCGGCCATATGGAAACCTTTTTCGCGTTCACGGGTTTCACCTTCCCGACCACCATCTACCGCCTCGATTTCCGCACCCATGTCAGCTCGGTGTTCCGCGCGCCGACGCTCGACTTCGATGCTTCCGCCTTCGAAACCTCGCAAGCCTTCTATCCTTCCAAGGACGGCACCCGGATACCGATTTTCCTGGTGCATAAGAAGGGCCTGGCGAAGGACGGGAACCTGCCGGTATACCTGTACGGTTACGGCGGCTTCAACATCAGCCTCACGCCCTCCTTCTCGGCCGGGAGCCTGCCATGGCTGGAGATGGGCGGCGTGCTGGCCGTAGCCTGCGTCCGGGGCGGCGGGGAGTACGGGGAAGAATGGCATGCGGCCGGGATCCTGGAACGGAAGCAGAACGGCTTCGACGATTTCATCGGGGCGGCGGAATGGCTCATCCGCGAGGGTTACACTTCGCCCAAGCGCCTGGCCATCGGCGGCGGCAGTAACGGGGGCCTGCTGGTGGCGGCCTGCATGGTCCAGCGGCCCGACCTGTTCGGCGCGGTATTGCCGGCGGTGGGCGTGCTCGACATGCTGCGCTACCATAAGTTCACCATCGGCTGGGCCTGGGCCTCCGATTACGGAAGCCCGGACGATGCGGGCGCGTTCCCGATCCTGATGGCGTATTCGCCTTTGCACAACCTCAAGCCGGGTACGGCCTATCCCGCCGTGCTCCTGACGACCGGCGATCACGATGATCGCGTGGTCCCTTCGCATAGCTTCAAGTTCGCCGCCGCCCTGCAGGCCGCCGTGGCCGGGGTCCCGGCGGCGGGCCCGGCCTTGATCCGCATCGAGACCAAGGCGGGGCACGGGGGCGGGAAGCCCATGTCCAAGGTGATCGAGGAAACCGCGGATCGTTGGGCCTTCCTGGTCGCGGTCCTGGGCGTGGAGTAG
- a CDS encoding AAA family ATPase, with protein sequence MPVLETELCKTGITGLDNVLHGGFPRHRLYMVQGDPGVGKTTLALQFLLEGALAGEKGLYITLSETKNELEAVADSHGWNLDGIELLELTAADQESMVESPNTLFHPSEVELMQTVRQVQERIDRSAPDRIVIDSLSEFRLLAHDALHYRRQMLAFKHYFARKGATVIFLEDRGPGEPEQLVQSIAHGVIAMKRMVSEFGAERRQLSIVKMRGMKYESGSHDYSIVTGGLAVFPRLKVSIRPAAPTSISPIPSGIPELDDLLGGGIQRGTGSLLIGPAGAGKSSIASHYAVSAAERGERVIILLFDENLHTYVQRAEDLGLRMQEHIRSGNIVLRHVDAAEISPGEMAHSICDMSDKEGFRMVIVDSLNGYMNAMPEEKFLLLQLHELLAYLSQRGVASILVMAQHGILGDMSTPADLTYLADTVVLLRYFEFGGLLKKAISVIKKRSGFHENAIRELAVRDGRLVVGEPLKEFRGVLKGVPDYIGGAESILSAAVGGSR encoded by the coding sequence ATGCCCGTTCTAGAGACCGAACTCTGCAAAACCGGAATCACCGGCCTGGATAATGTCCTCCACGGGGGATTTCCCCGGCATCGCCTCTATATGGTGCAGGGGGATCCCGGCGTCGGGAAAACCACCTTGGCTTTGCAGTTTCTGCTGGAAGGGGCGTTGGCGGGGGAGAAGGGGCTGTATATCACGCTTTCGGAAACCAAGAACGAACTGGAGGCGGTGGCCGACTCCCACGGCTGGAACCTGGACGGGATCGAGCTTTTGGAATTGACCGCGGCCGATCAGGAAAGCATGGTGGAGTCCCCCAATACCCTGTTCCATCCCTCCGAGGTGGAATTGATGCAAACCGTGCGCCAAGTGCAAGAGCGCATCGATCGATCGGCTCCGGATCGGATCGTAATCGATTCGCTTTCGGAGTTCCGCCTCTTGGCCCATGATGCCTTGCATTACCGCCGCCAGATGCTGGCCTTCAAGCATTACTTCGCCCGCAAAGGCGCCACCGTGATCTTCCTGGAGGATCGGGGCCCGGGAGAGCCGGAGCAATTGGTGCAAAGCATCGCCCATGGGGTGATCGCCATGAAGCGCATGGTATCCGAATTCGGCGCCGAGCGGCGGCAGCTTTCCATCGTCAAAATGCGCGGGATGAAATACGAAAGCGGCAGCCATGATTACTCCATCGTGACCGGCGGCCTGGCGGTTTTCCCGCGTCTCAAGGTATCTATCAGGCCCGCCGCGCCGACATCCATCAGCCCCATCCCCAGCGGGATTCCCGAGTTGGACGATTTGCTGGGCGGCGGCATCCAACGGGGCACGGGTTCCCTCCTCATCGGGCCGGCGGGCGCGGGCAAGTCCAGCATCGCCTCCCATTACGCCGTAAGCGCCGCCGAGCGCGGGGAGCGCGTAATCATCCTGCTTTTCGACGAGAACCTGCATACCTACGTGCAGCGCGCCGAGGATCTGGGATTGCGCATGCAGGAGCATATCCGCTCCGGGAACATCGTCCTGCGGCACGTGGACGCGGCGGAAATCTCGCCCGGGGAAATGGCCCATTCCATTTGCGATATGTCGGATAAAGAGGGATTCCGGATGGTTATCGTGGACAGCCTGAACGGCTACATGAACGCCATGCCCGAGGAAAAATTCCTGCTCTTGCAACTGCACGAGCTTTTGGCCTACCTGAGCCAGCGCGGAGTGGCCTCCATCCTGGTCATGGCCCAGCACGGCATCCTGGGGGATATGAGCACCCCGGCCGATCTCACCTACCTTGCCGATACCGTCGTCCTGCTCCGGTATTTCGAGTTCGGCGGTCTCCTGAAGAAGGCCATCTCCGTCATCAAGAAGCGCAGCGGCTTCCATGAGAACGCCATCCGCGAACTGGCCGTCCGCGATGGGCGCCTGGTGGTGGGGGAGCCGCTCAAGGAATTCCGGGGCGTGCTGAAAGGCGTGCCCGACTACATCGGCGGCGCCGAATCCATTCTTTCGGCGGCCGTGGGGGGCTCACGCTAA
- a CDS encoding OsmC family protein, with amino-acid sequence MPARKAKATWLGDLKSGSGQMSIGGRFEQPFSFASRFENGNGSNPEELIGGALAGCFSMALSADLGRAGFSPKRVQSEADVWIEKVEAGFRITKIDLKTQAEVPGIDQAKFLQIAEGTKKGCPIATALAAVTINLDARLA; translated from the coding sequence ATGCCGGCACGTAAAGCCAAAGCCACCTGGCTCGGAGACCTGAAGAGCGGAAGCGGACAGATGTCCATCGGAGGGCGGTTCGAGCAGCCCTTTTCCTTCGCTTCCCGTTTCGAGAACGGCAACGGCAGCAATCCCGAAGAATTGATCGGCGGGGCCTTGGCGGGTTGCTTCTCCATGGCCCTATCGGCGGATCTGGGCCGCGCCGGCTTCTCGCCTAAGCGCGTGCAAAGCGAAGCGGACGTTTGGATCGAGAAGGTGGAGGCGGGTTTCCGCATCACCAAGATCGATCTGAAGACCCAGGCCGAGGTGCCTGGCATCGATCAGGCCAAGTTCCTGCAGATCGCCGAAGGGACGAAGAAGGGATGCCCCATCGCGACGGCCCTGGCCGCCGTGACGATCAACCTCGACGCGCGGTTGGCCTGA
- a CDS encoding alginate export family protein has product MRAPNPPITLFSLTALLALSALPVLAAAPPESPYATPQPPFYGQVRTRTEYDVKAMADTSTKKSLLNSQLRTRLGFVAVPSPSVEIKVEVQDVRYYGSEPNAANNPSSATVGNRAGVDLTQGYVAVEQGPFKTALGRQKMSLGSGRFLSTLEWSPTSRQFDGWSFNLNLDPGNLTGMAFLVRDTNATVTKDHDALGGLYYSHQITPDLVAEAYSFYDQNRLTTIHNGDTTANYDLEYYGERVAGKFGIVAFEEEFIWQAGELKTNRNLDKTSAAFQLGTRLGIVMGSQKASLGVDVMSGDDDPTDDQYHTYRANYYFAHNLYGWMDYFGANPRYGVVDYRVDGEFGFLPGPTGNSRLTLKPAYHFFAPQAAPSAIDNPYGSEIDLEAHVAWYPKSNIVFGAGVFIPGDDAYLLGAASQAFPGVPKATLAKGGPSENGVFLYFMPTFNF; this is encoded by the coding sequence ATGAGAGCCCCGAACCCCCCAATCACCCTGTTTTCCCTGACCGCGCTGCTCGCCCTGAGCGCGCTGCCGGTCCTGGCGGCGGCGCCGCCGGAATCGCCCTATGCTACGCCCCAGCCTCCCTTCTACGGCCAAGTCCGCACCCGCACCGAATACGATGTGAAAGCGATGGCCGATACCTCGACGAAGAAGTCGCTCCTCAACAGCCAGTTGCGTACGCGCCTGGGTTTCGTGGCGGTGCCCTCGCCGTCGGTCGAAATCAAGGTCGAGGTCCAGGACGTGCGCTACTATGGATCGGAGCCCAATGCGGCCAACAATCCTTCTTCGGCCACGGTGGGAAACCGCGCCGGCGTTGATCTGACCCAAGGCTATGTGGCCGTGGAGCAAGGCCCTTTCAAGACGGCCCTGGGCCGCCAGAAGATGTCCCTCGGCTCCGGCCGCTTCCTGAGCACCTTGGAATGGAGCCCTACTTCCCGCCAGTTCGACGGTTGGTCCTTCAACTTGAACCTCGATCCCGGCAACCTGACCGGCATGGCTTTCCTGGTGCGCGACACCAATGCCACCGTCACCAAGGATCATGATGCGCTCGGGGGCCTATACTACAGCCACCAGATCACCCCGGACCTGGTCGCGGAAGCTTATAGCTTCTACGATCAGAATCGCCTTACGACCATACACAACGGGGACACGACGGCCAATTACGATTTGGAATACTACGGCGAGCGCGTCGCCGGCAAATTCGGCATCGTCGCATTCGAAGAGGAGTTCATCTGGCAAGCCGGAGAGCTGAAGACCAACAGGAATCTCGACAAGACCAGCGCCGCGTTCCAGTTGGGAACCCGCCTGGGGATCGTCATGGGCAGCCAGAAGGCGAGCCTGGGAGTGGACGTCATGAGCGGCGACGACGATCCGACGGATGACCAATACCACACCTACCGGGCCAATTACTATTTCGCCCACAACCTTTACGGCTGGATGGATTACTTCGGGGCGAATCCCCGCTATGGCGTGGTGGATTACCGCGTCGACGGCGAGTTCGGCTTCCTGCCCGGGCCCACCGGCAATTCGCGCTTGACCTTGAAACCCGCCTACCATTTCTTCGCGCCCCAAGCCGCGCCGTCCGCTATCGACAATCCCTACGGATCGGAAATCGATCTGGAAGCGCACGTCGCGTGGTATCCCAAGTCCAACATCGTATTCGGCGCCGGAGTCTTCATCCCCGGCGATGATGCCTACCTGCTCGGGGCGGCCTCCCAGGCCTTCCCCGGCGTTCCGAAGGCGACCCTCGCGAAGGGCGGCCCGAGCGAAAACGGCGTGTTCCTGTATTTCATGCCCACCTTCAACTTCTGA
- a CDS encoding paraquat-inducible protein A translates to MPNLRNALALLLILASFACLAPGLSRPALTLDISPALPFLGKVAIYHQTRSILGTVRNLYDTGNLLVAGLILLFSVIVPCAKALALLYVLAFRRAPGRRLAHRFVSLIGKWSMADVFVMGIFLAYLAAGSAAGVSAQLESGFWYFLAACLLSVASAQVLRLEPAEDIGRIRPG, encoded by the coding sequence ATGCCGAACCTCCGGAACGCCCTGGCCTTGCTTCTCATCCTGGCTTCCTTCGCCTGCCTGGCGCCGGGATTGTCGCGGCCCGCCCTCACCTTGGATATCTCGCCGGCCCTGCCGTTCCTGGGCAAGGTGGCCATCTACCACCAGACCCGCAGCATCCTCGGGACCGTCCGTAACCTTTACGATACGGGTAACCTGCTGGTGGCGGGTCTGATCCTTTTGTTCAGCGTGATCGTGCCTTGCGCGAAAGCCTTGGCCCTGCTCTATGTCCTGGCTTTCCGCCGCGCTCCCGGGCGGCGCCTCGCGCACCGCTTCGTCAGCCTCATCGGCAAATGGTCCATGGCGGACGTTTTCGTGATGGGGATCTTCCTGGCTTATCTGGCGGCGGGATCGGCGGCGGGCGTCTCGGCGCAGTTGGAATCCGGCTTCTGGTACTTCCTGGCCGCCTGCCTTTTGTCGGTGGCGTCGGCCCAGGTATTGCGCCTGGAGCCGGCCGAGGATATTGGCCGGATCCGGCCCGGCTAA
- the can gene encoding carbonate dehydratase, with product MDILQSLFDNNRQWAKEILTRDAHFFEKLSKQQSPKYLWIGCSDSRVPANEIVGLLPGELFVHRNVSNLVVHTDMNCLSVMQYAVSVLKVAHIIVCGHYGCGGVAAALEDRPHGMIDNWLRNVRDTYYHYEKELEAIQDPVKRIDRLCEINVVSQVYNVCNTTIVQEAWSAGQELTVHGWIYGINNGLLRDMDVSVSSILEMRQLGIR from the coding sequence ATGGACATTTTGCAGAGCCTCTTCGACAACAACCGGCAATGGGCCAAAGAGATTTTGACCCGGGACGCCCACTTCTTCGAGAAACTTTCCAAGCAGCAATCGCCCAAGTACCTGTGGATCGGCTGTTCGGACAGCCGCGTGCCCGCCAACGAAATCGTCGGGCTCCTGCCCGGCGAACTCTTCGTCCACCGGAACGTATCCAACCTGGTCGTGCATACCGATATGAACTGCCTTTCCGTGATGCAATACGCCGTCTCGGTGCTCAAGGTGGCGCATATCATCGTCTGCGGCCACTACGGCTGCGGCGGCGTGGCGGCGGCCTTGGAAGACCGGCCCCACGGGATGATCGACAATTGGCTGCGCAACGTGCGGGACACTTACTACCACTACGAGAAGGAATTGGAAGCCATCCAGGACCCGGTCAAGCGCATCGACCGCTTGTGCGAGATCAACGTGGTGAGCCAGGTCTACAACGTGTGCAATACCACTATCGTCCAGGAAGCGTGGAGCGCCGGCCAGGAGCTGACCGTTCACGGCTGGATCTACGGGATCAACAACGGGCTGTTGCGCGACATGGACGTTTCCGTCTCCTCCATCCTCGAAATGCGCCAATTGGGAATCCGTTAA
- a CDS encoding SH3 domain-containing protein, whose amino-acid sequence MPLSVYLLALILGSREEYQAYEECRSARQATTVWSIGAPGAKLRARESLESPTVELLQTGEDIILIDRFDGSGTYQVRTARGLHGYVRIDDVIKVVYPPRDTASEGCPLPSVLRLVHPLLHYIAGPIKIDPGPTPEELKTLELEEAPPSKARDSGTGRKR is encoded by the coding sequence ATGCCCCTAAGCGTCTATCTGCTTGCCCTCATCCTGGGTTCCCGCGAGGAGTACCAGGCTTACGAGGAGTGCCGAAGCGCGCGGCAAGCCACTACGGTCTGGAGCATCGGCGCGCCGGGAGCCAAGCTTCGCGCCCGGGAGAGCCTCGAATCCCCTACCGTGGAACTTCTGCAAACGGGCGAAGACATCATCTTGATCGATCGCTTCGACGGGTCCGGGACCTACCAAGTTCGGACCGCCCGAGGTCTCCATGGGTATGTCCGGATAGACGACGTCATCAAGGTGGTCTACCCGCCGCGGGATACGGCTTCCGAGGGATGCCCCTTGCCCAGCGTTCTCCGTTTGGTCCATCCTCTTCTCCATTACATCGCGGGTCCCATTAAGATCGATCCGGGTCCGACTCCGGAAGAACTGAAGACCCTGGAATTGGAGGAGGCGCCGCCCTCGAAAGCCCGGGACTCCGGAACCGGCCGCAAACGATAA
- the ntrB gene encoding nitrate ABC transporter permease, translated as MDTQPKFPSQEKSLTNGQKSGTERPKPMGPGLGKMESRMAAQTTRPAAKLPPPGEDGERAERIRERARTFIMPVIAIFFIGLFWEIYSSRTGVTLPGPIKTVTESWKLIAHPWFDNGPNDKGLGWHLLSSLERVGLGYSLAAVVGVFLGIVIGKSAMAFKAFDPIFQVLRTIPPLAWLPISLATFNQANPSAVFVIFITAIWPIIINTSVGIMRIPADYENVARVYQLKGSRYFFKVMLPSAAPYIFTGLRIAIGMAWLAIVAAEMLTGGVGIGFFIWDSWNSSRMSDIIVSVFYVGMVGLVLDRIMARIALLFGSIGD; from the coding sequence ATGGATACGCAACCCAAGTTCCCGTCGCAGGAGAAATCCCTGACGAACGGGCAAAAGTCGGGGACGGAACGGCCCAAGCCCATGGGGCCGGGGCTGGGGAAAATGGAGAGCAGGATGGCCGCGCAGACGACACGTCCGGCGGCCAAGCTTCCGCCCCCCGGCGAGGACGGCGAACGCGCGGAACGCATCCGCGAGCGCGCGCGCACCTTCATCATGCCGGTGATCGCGATCTTCTTCATCGGCCTGTTCTGGGAGATCTATTCCTCGCGCACAGGCGTGACCCTGCCGGGGCCTATCAAAACCGTGACGGAATCGTGGAAGCTGATCGCCCATCCCTGGTTCGACAACGGGCCCAACGATAAGGGCCTCGGTTGGCATCTGCTTTCTTCCCTGGAGCGCGTGGGGCTGGGCTACAGCCTGGCCGCCGTGGTGGGGGTCTTCCTGGGAATCGTGATCGGCAAATCTGCGATGGCTTTCAAGGCCTTCGATCCCATCTTCCAGGTGCTGCGTACCATCCCGCCGCTGGCCTGGCTGCCCATTTCCCTGGCCACCTTCAACCAGGCGAACCCGTCGGCGGTGTTCGTCATCTTCATCACCGCCATCTGGCCCATCATCATCAATACCTCGGTGGGCATCATGCGCATTCCCGCCGATTACGAGAACGTGGCCCGCGTCTACCAGCTGAAGGGCTCGCGCTACTTCTTCAAGGTCATGTTGCCGTCGGCCGCGCCGTACATCTTCACCGGCCTGCGCATCGCCATCGGCATGGCCTGGCTGGCTATCGTGGCGGCCGAGATGCTCACGGGCGGCGTCGGCATCGGCTTCTTCATCTGGGATTCCTGGAACTCGTCGCGCATGAGCGACATTATCGTGTCGGTATTCTACGTGGGGATGGTGGGCTTGGTGCTCGATCGCATCATGGCCCGTATCGCCCTCCTCTTCGGAAGCATAGGAGACTGA